From Bacillus sp. Bos-x628, the proteins below share one genomic window:
- a CDS encoding phospho-sugar mutase gives MSWNTNYERWINDKQLDTELREWLEAHGDDHQTLEDCFYKNLEFGTGGMRGEIGAGTNRMNVYTVRKASAGLAAYIGKHGEDAKRRGVAIAYDSRHKSPEFAMEAAKTLASNGIQTYVFDELRPTPELSFAVRELNAFAGIVVTASHNPPEYNGYKVYGEDGGQLPPFEADQVIEQVNAIENELAISVDTEEALKQKGLIKMIGVEIDQAYLEKLKTICVHPELAEEAFVKVVFTPLHGTANKPVRNGLKALGYQHVTVVPEQEKPDPQFSTVTSPNPEEHAAFEYAIKLGERQNADILIATDPDADRLGIAVRNHEGEFTVLTGNQTGALLLHYLLSEKQKLGQLPPHPVVMKTIVTSELGRAVATAFGAETIDTLTGFKFIGEKIKQFEETGEYTFQFGYEESYGYLIGDFVRDKDAVQAALLAVEVAAFYKKQGKSLYDALIDIYKEFGFYREGLKSLTLKGKEGAEQISAILHTFRTNPPTAIAGERITVIEDYQSSKRHLMTEKKEEDIQLPTSNVLKYFLEDGSWFCLRPSGTEPKVKFYIAVKGESLTDSEEKLKHLSEEVMKVVYDIVEETAK, from the coding sequence ATGAGTTGGAATACAAATTATGAGCGTTGGATCAATGATAAGCAGCTAGATACTGAGCTAAGAGAATGGCTAGAGGCACATGGAGACGATCATCAAACTCTTGAAGACTGCTTCTACAAAAATCTTGAGTTTGGAACTGGAGGAATGCGCGGGGAAATTGGTGCAGGCACAAACCGCATGAATGTATACACGGTTCGAAAAGCATCGGCTGGTCTTGCTGCATATATTGGGAAACACGGAGAAGATGCAAAAAGAAGAGGTGTTGCCATTGCATATGATTCTCGCCATAAGTCTCCTGAATTTGCGATGGAAGCAGCGAAAACGCTTGCTTCAAATGGCATTCAAACGTACGTATTTGACGAACTGCGTCCAACACCAGAACTATCATTTGCTGTTCGGGAGCTGAATGCATTTGCTGGTATTGTCGTGACAGCTAGCCATAATCCACCTGAATATAATGGTTATAAAGTATATGGCGAGGATGGCGGTCAGTTGCCGCCATTTGAAGCAGATCAAGTCATTGAGCAAGTGAATGCCATTGAGAACGAACTTGCAATTTCAGTAGACACAGAAGAGGCATTGAAACAAAAAGGACTGATCAAAATGATCGGCGTAGAAATAGATCAAGCCTATCTTGAAAAGTTAAAAACCATATGTGTGCATCCTGAGCTTGCAGAGGAAGCCTTTGTGAAAGTGGTGTTTACCCCGCTTCATGGTACAGCCAATAAACCTGTCCGAAACGGGCTCAAAGCACTTGGCTACCAGCATGTGACGGTTGTTCCTGAACAGGAAAAGCCAGACCCGCAATTCTCAACTGTCACTTCCCCAAATCCGGAAGAGCATGCGGCGTTTGAATATGCAATCAAACTCGGTGAACGTCAAAATGCGGACATCCTGATTGCGACAGATCCAGATGCAGACAGACTTGGAATTGCTGTGAGGAACCATGAAGGGGAATTTACTGTCTTAACAGGCAACCAAACAGGTGCACTTCTTCTTCATTATTTACTATCTGAAAAACAAAAACTTGGTCAGTTGCCACCTCATCCAGTAGTGATGAAAACCATTGTTACGAGTGAGCTTGGGCGTGCTGTTGCGACAGCATTTGGTGCAGAAACGATTGACACCCTCACTGGGTTTAAATTTATTGGAGAAAAAATCAAGCAGTTTGAAGAAACCGGAGAATACACATTTCAATTCGGGTATGAAGAGAGCTATGGTTACTTGATCGGTGATTTTGTCCGAGATAAAGATGCGGTGCAAGCGGCTCTCCTAGCAGTTGAAGTCGCTGCCTTTTATAAAAAACAAGGCAAGTCATTATATGATGCGCTAATTGATATCTATAAAGAGTTTGGCTTTTACCGCGAGGGGCTAAAGTCGCTGACACTAAAAGGAAAAGAAGGGGCGGAGCAAATCTCTGCGATACTTCATACCTTCAGAACAAATCCGCCTACTGCAATAGCAGGTGAGCGCATTACAGTGATCGAGGATTATCAATCAAGTAAACGACACCTCATGACAGAAAAAAAAGAAGAAGACATCCAGCTGCCTACATCAAATGTGCTGAAATATTTCCTTGAAGACGGCTCATGGTTTTGCTTAAGACCGTCTGGTACTGAACCTAAAGTGAAATTTTATATTGCTGTGAAAGGTGAATCATTAACAGATAGTGAAGAGAAGCTAAAGCACTTATCAGAAGAAGTGATGAAAGTCGTTTATGACATTGTTGAAGAAACAGCCAAATAA
- the glpD gene encoding glycerol-3-phosphate dehydrogenase: MTFSSLEREQMLQEMTKKPYDVFIIGGGITGAGTALDAASRGMRVGLAEMQDFAAGTSSRSTKLVHGGLRYLKQFEVKMVAEVGKERAIVYENGPHVTTPEWMLLPMHKGGTFGKFSTSIGLRVYDFLAGVKHSERRSMLSAKETLEKEPLVKKDGLKGGGYYVEYRTDDARLTIEVMKEAVKFGAEAVNYAKVKEFIYDKGKVIGVIIEDVMTNKTYDVYAKKIVNATGPWVDQLREKDHSNEGKHLQHTKGIHLVFDQSVFPLKQAIYFDTPDKRMVFAIPREGKTYVGTTDTVYKKQLEHPRMTKADRDYVIQAIQYMFPDLNITEKDVESNWAGLRPLIHEEGKDPSEISRKDEVWTSPSGLITIAGGKLTGYRKMAEHIVNLVRDELKKETGKDYGPCKTKHMPISGGHVGGSKNMASFVQAKTTEGASIGLTEPIAKKLAEKYGSNVSNIFKRVEQLQDEADKRNIPPYVLAELVYAIEEEMAVTPVDFFLRRTGSLLFNIKWAKTYAQPVMEYMADRFGWDEETRQKHQTELDQLFHEAVVPLDAE; the protein is encoded by the coding sequence ATGACTTTTTCTAGCTTGGAAAGAGAACAGATGCTTCAGGAAATGACAAAAAAACCGTATGATGTATTTATCATTGGAGGGGGTATTACAGGTGCTGGTACAGCACTTGATGCGGCTTCGCGTGGAATGCGTGTTGGTTTAGCTGAAATGCAAGACTTTGCGGCAGGTACGTCTAGCCGTTCAACAAAATTGGTGCACGGTGGTTTGCGTTATTTAAAACAATTTGAAGTGAAAATGGTTGCAGAAGTCGGCAAAGAACGTGCCATCGTGTATGAGAATGGACCGCATGTGACAACACCAGAGTGGATGCTTCTTCCGATGCATAAGGGCGGGACATTTGGTAAATTTTCAACGTCAATTGGTCTGAGAGTGTATGACTTTTTAGCAGGAGTGAAGCATAGCGAACGAAGAAGCATGCTCAGTGCGAAAGAAACACTTGAAAAAGAACCGCTTGTGAAAAAGGACGGTCTAAAAGGCGGCGGCTACTATGTGGAATACCGTACAGATGATGCGCGCCTCACAATTGAAGTCATGAAAGAGGCAGTGAAATTCGGGGCAGAAGCTGTCAACTATGCGAAGGTGAAAGAATTTATTTATGACAAAGGCAAAGTCATCGGTGTGATCATTGAAGACGTCATGACAAATAAAACGTATGATGTGTATGCGAAGAAAATTGTCAATGCAACAGGTCCGTGGGTAGATCAGTTAAGAGAAAAGGACCATTCCAATGAAGGGAAACACTTACAGCATACAAAAGGTATTCACTTAGTATTCGATCAATCAGTTTTCCCATTAAAACAAGCGATTTATTTTGACACGCCAGATAAACGGATGGTCTTTGCCATTCCAAGAGAAGGCAAAACGTATGTTGGCACAACTGACACTGTGTATAAAAAACAGCTTGAGCATCCGCGTATGACAAAAGCAGACCGTGATTATGTCATCCAAGCGATTCAGTACATGTTCCCAGACCTCAACATTACAGAAAAGGATGTTGAATCCAACTGGGCAGGTCTTCGTCCGCTAATTCATGAAGAAGGCAAAGACCCTTCAGAAATTTCTCGTAAGGATGAGGTATGGACATCACCTTCAGGGTTGATCACAATTGCTGGAGGGAAATTAACTGGTTATCGCAAAATGGCTGAGCACATCGTGAACCTTGTACGTGATGAGCTCAAAAAAGAAACTGGCAAAGATTACGGACCATGTAAAACAAAACATATGCCAATCTCAGGCGGACATGTCGGCGGATCTAAAAATATGGCATCCTTTGTCCAAGCAAAAACGACAGAAGGTGCATCCATTGGTTTAACGGAACCAATTGCAAAAAAACTAGCCGAAAAATACGGCTCAAATGTCAGCAATATCTTCAAGCGTGTAGAGCAGCTTCAAGACGAAGCAGACAAACGAAACATCCCGCCTTATGTATTGGCTGAGCTTGTGTATGCTATTGAAGAAGAAATGGCCGTCACACCTGTTGACTTCTTCTTAAGAAGAACAGGAAGCCTATTATTTAATATTAAATGGGCGAAAACTTATGCACAACCAGTCATGGAATATATGGCAGATCGTTTTGGCTGGGATGAAGAGACAAGACAAAAACATCAAACAGAATTAGATCAGTTGTTCCATGAAGCCGTCGTACCGCTTGATGCTGAATAA
- the glpK gene encoding glycerol kinase GlpK, which produces MAKEKYILALDQGTTSSRAILFDKEGKIAHTAQKEFNQYFPNPGWVEHNANEIWSSVLSVISTALIESGIEADQIAGIGITNQRETAVVWDKHTGAPVYNAIVWQSRQTSGICEDLKAQGHSETFRNKTGLLIDAYFSGTKVKWILDNVEGAREKAENGDLLFGTIDTWLIWKMTGGKSHVTDYSNASRTLMFNIYELKWDEELLEILGIPASMLPEVKPSSHIYGETTDYHFFGKNIPIAGAAGDQQSALFGQACFEEGMAKNTYGTGCFMLMNTGEKAIKSDHGLLTTIAWGIDGKVEYALEGSIFVAGSAIQWLRDGLRMFKNSKDSEVYAKRVDSTDGVYVVPAFVGLGTPYWDSDVRGAVFGLTRGTSKEHFVRATLESLAYQTKDVLDAMEKDSNISLKTLRVDGGAVKNDFLMGFQSDLLDVPVERPEINETTALGAAYLAGIAVGFWNDRSDIAKQWNLDKRFEPKMEEDKRATLYSGWKKAVKAAQVFK; this is translated from the coding sequence ATGGCAAAAGAAAAATATATTCTTGCATTAGATCAAGGGACAACAAGTTCAAGAGCAATTTTATTTGATAAAGAAGGAAAGATTGCTCATACAGCACAGAAAGAATTCAATCAATATTTTCCTAACCCTGGCTGGGTAGAGCACAATGCAAATGAAATCTGGAGCTCTGTTCTGTCTGTTATTTCAACAGCCCTTATTGAATCAGGGATTGAAGCAGACCAAATCGCAGGTATCGGGATTACAAACCAGCGCGAGACAGCGGTTGTTTGGGATAAACATACAGGCGCACCAGTATATAATGCGATTGTTTGGCAGTCTAGACAAACATCTGGCATTTGTGAAGATCTGAAAGCACAAGGACATAGTGAGACATTTAGAAATAAAACAGGTCTTCTCATCGATGCTTATTTCTCAGGAACAAAAGTAAAATGGATTTTAGACAATGTAGAAGGTGCACGTGAGAAAGCAGAAAACGGGGACTTGCTGTTTGGAACAATTGATACGTGGCTCATTTGGAAAATGACTGGCGGCAAATCACACGTGACAGACTATTCTAATGCATCAAGAACATTAATGTTTAACATTTATGAACTGAAATGGGATGAAGAATTACTTGAAATTCTAGGCATACCTGCTTCTATGCTTCCAGAGGTGAAACCATCTTCACACATTTATGGTGAAACGACTGATTACCACTTCTTTGGCAAAAATATCCCGATTGCAGGAGCAGCGGGAGATCAGCAGTCTGCTTTATTCGGTCAGGCTTGTTTTGAAGAAGGAATGGCGAAGAACACATATGGCACAGGATGTTTCATGTTGATGAATACAGGGGAAAAAGCAATTAAGTCGGATCATGGATTATTAACGACCATTGCATGGGGCATTGACGGTAAAGTGGAATATGCTTTAGAAGGAAGTATATTTGTTGCTGGTTCAGCGATTCAGTGGTTACGTGATGGACTCAGAATGTTTAAAAACTCTAAAGACAGCGAAGTCTATGCAAAGCGTGTTGACTCAACAGATGGCGTCTATGTCGTTCCAGCATTCGTTGGTCTAGGCACGCCATATTGGGATAGTGATGTAAGAGGTGCTGTATTCGGTCTAACACGCGGTACTTCTAAAGAGCACTTTGTCCGTGCAACGTTAGAATCACTTGCTTATCAAACGAAAGATGTTTTAGATGCAATGGAAAAAGATTCAAATATCTCATTAAAAACATTACGTGTTGATGGCGGGGCAGTGAAGAATGATTTCTTAATGGGCTTCCAAAGTGATTTACTGGATGTACCAGTAGAACGTCCAGAAATTAATGAAACAACGGCACTCGGTGCAGCCTACCTTGCGGGAATAGCTGTCGGCTTCTGGAATGACCGTTCAGACATTGCAAAACAATGGAACCTTGACAAGCGCTTTGAACCTAAGATGGAAGAAGACAAAAGAGCCACGTTATACAGCGGATGGAAAAAGGCTGTAAAAGCAGCTCAAGTTTTCAAATAA
- a CDS encoding MIP/aquaporin family protein, with protein sequence MTPFWGEVVGTMLLIIFGGGVCAAVNLKKSFAYQSGWIVIAFGWGFAVAIAAYATGGISGAHLNPALTIGLALEGSFPWADVPMYIVGQMLGALLGAIIVFLHYLPHWKATDDPGAKLGVFSTGPAIPYTFANVLSEVIGTFVLVLGILAIGANKFADGVNPLIVGFLIVAIGLSLGGTTGYAINPARDLGPRIAHAILPIPGKGPSNWRYAWVPVVGPILGGAFGGVFYNAAFKANVTPAFWIVSAILVVVLLGLYFTTKNQTQSVNESI encoded by the coding sequence ATGACACCATTTTGGGGTGAAGTCGTAGGTACAATGCTACTCATTATTTTTGGAGGCGGTGTATGTGCAGCAGTTAATTTAAAGAAATCGTTCGCATACCAGTCCGGCTGGATTGTCATCGCTTTCGGATGGGGATTTGCAGTAGCGATTGCAGCTTATGCAACCGGTGGAATTAGCGGGGCACATTTAAACCCAGCGCTTACGATTGGTCTTGCATTAGAAGGGAGTTTTCCTTGGGCTGACGTTCCAATGTATATTGTTGGTCAAATGCTTGGCGCATTACTCGGAGCTATTATTGTCTTTTTACATTACTTACCGCACTGGAAAGCGACAGACGATCCAGGAGCAAAACTTGGTGTTTTCTCAACTGGTCCAGCTATTCCATATACCTTTGCGAACGTACTAAGTGAGGTCATTGGTACATTTGTATTGGTTCTTGGGATATTGGCAATTGGTGCAAATAAATTTGCAGACGGGGTGAACCCGCTGATTGTTGGCTTTTTAATTGTAGCAATTGGTCTTTCTTTAGGTGGAACAACCGGTTATGCGATTAACCCAGCACGTGATTTAGGACCTAGAATAGCTCATGCGATTCTGCCGATTCCAGGTAAGGGTCCATCTAATTGGAGATATGCTTGGGTTCCAGTAGTTGGTCCGATTTTAGGCGGAGCATTTGGCGGTGTTTTCTACAATGCAGCCTTTAAAGCAAACGTCACACCAGCCTTTTGGATTGTAAGCGCTATTTTAGTTGTGGTATTGTTAGGACTCTATTTCACTACAAAAAACCAAACGCAATCAGTCAATGAAAGCATATAA
- a CDS encoding glycerol-3-phosphate responsive antiterminator translates to MSFHDQPILPAVRNMKQFEEFLKSPFTYGVLLDVHLGRLKGIMKEADVHNKKMFIHVDLIHGIKHDEYGTEFICQEMKPAGIISTRSSVIVKAKQKKVYAIQRMFLLDTSAMEKSMEFVGKHRPDFIEVLPGVVPDLISEVRERAGIPIFAGGFIRTKEDVERALEAGATAVTTSNIELWKAFQK, encoded by the coding sequence ATGAGTTTTCATGATCAACCAATACTACCTGCTGTTCGCAATATGAAGCAATTTGAAGAGTTTTTGAAAAGTCCATTTACATACGGGGTCCTCCTTGATGTACACTTAGGCCGGCTAAAGGGCATCATGAAAGAGGCAGATGTACACAATAAGAAGATGTTTATCCATGTGGATTTAATCCACGGAATCAAACATGATGAATATGGAACTGAGTTTATTTGTCAGGAGATGAAACCAGCTGGAATTATTTCTACTAGGTCTTCTGTCATAGTAAAAGCTAAGCAAAAAAAAGTATATGCCATTCAGAGAATGTTTTTACTTGATACAAGTGCGATGGAAAAAAGCATGGAGTTCGTCGGAAAGCACCGCCCAGATTTTATTGAAGTATTGCCAGGTGTAGTGCCAGATTTAATTTCAGAAGTACGCGAAAGAGCTGGAATACCAATATTTGCAGGGGGATTTATTCGGACAAAGGAGGATGTGGAAAGAGCGCTTGAGGCAGGAGCAACAGCAGTCACCACATCAAATATAGAGCTATGGAAAGCGTTCCAAAAATGA